A window of Eubacteriaceae bacterium ES3 contains these coding sequences:
- a CDS encoding DUF4153 domain-containing protein, translated as MKALMRITEKFHSLFTAIFRYPLGLTFFFLASVVNFWSIENESDNLYLFFTFLIGAFWGIVMEAVWERFFKKLQLRLLLNGLAIISALVYYFLVISRFSSNPETQIRTIVAVFVLFMAFIWIPTIRNPKEDFNQRFMAVFKLFFSTLLFSGVLLIGMFLIVAAIDILLFSLPETVYLHILNLIGMIFSPMFFLASIPFYDGALKVNISAERREFLQVNTSKAFQIPRFLEILLSYVVIPLLTLYTFILLIYIAINVRAEFWQDNLLEPMLVGFSITVIFVYFLVSQIENKFTVLYRKVFPMLLVPIAIFQIIASAWKIQDTGITFTRYDVILYGIFAVIAGVLFNIMPIRKNGYVCALLIIFLMISIIPPFDAFTVSRKSQTSRLVSVLNENQMLTDGMIIPNSQVNEDDQRTVASATEYLWSMGYSAEIDFLGENFNFYSDFYEIFGFNAIEKSEEENLFLSLNQEEPININSYDQLMMIHIYQSQSFEFEKDGRIYRLVLDSDLSPGTLKLYDKSGNEIQIIEMIKVFKTLVTEDDVVNSKNLLSPEEVTVVFENEQSTISFIPIFLEVEGSQDDSNYYGDFYVLVKVK; from the coding sequence ATGAAAGCATTGATGAGAATTACAGAAAAGTTTCATAGTCTATTTACTGCGATTTTTCGTTATCCTCTTGGATTGACATTTTTTTTCTTGGCATCCGTCGTAAACTTTTGGTCGATTGAAAACGAAAGTGATAATCTTTACCTTTTTTTTACATTTCTGATTGGTGCATTTTGGGGCATTGTTATGGAAGCTGTTTGGGAGCGTTTCTTTAAGAAGTTACAATTGAGACTGCTGCTAAATGGTCTGGCTATTATATCTGCATTAGTTTATTATTTTCTTGTAATCAGTCGTTTCAGTTCTAATCCAGAAACTCAAATCCGCACTATCGTAGCAGTCTTTGTACTATTTATGGCTTTTATTTGGATTCCAACTATTCGCAATCCTAAGGAGGACTTTAACCAGCGTTTTATGGCAGTCTTTAAATTATTTTTTTCAACACTGCTATTTTCCGGTGTACTTTTAATTGGAATGTTTTTAATTGTAGCAGCAATAGATATTTTATTGTTTTCGCTACCTGAGACTGTCTATCTGCACATTTTAAATTTGATTGGAATGATCTTCTCACCAATGTTTTTTTTGGCTTCCATTCCATTTTATGATGGAGCATTAAAAGTAAACATTTCAGCAGAAAGGCGGGAATTCTTGCAAGTAAATACCTCAAAAGCTTTTCAAATTCCACGATTCCTGGAAATTCTTCTTTCCTATGTAGTGATACCGTTACTTACTTTATATACATTTATTTTGCTGATTTACATCGCCATCAATGTAAGAGCAGAATTTTGGCAGGACAACCTTCTGGAGCCGATGCTGGTTGGATTCTCGATTACAGTCATTTTTGTCTATTTTCTGGTCAGCCAAATTGAAAATAAATTTACCGTTTTATATCGAAAAGTTTTCCCCATGCTGTTAGTTCCGATTGCAATTTTTCAGATTATTGCTTCCGCATGGAAGATTCAGGATACGGGAATTACGTTTACACGTTATGATGTGATTCTCTATGGTATTTTTGCGGTAATTGCTGGAGTACTTTTTAATATTATGCCAATAAGAAAAAATGGATATGTATGCGCGTTACTAATCATATTTCTGATGATATCCATCATTCCACCATTTGATGCTTTTACTGTCTCAAGAAAAAGCCAAACTAGTCGTCTTGTCTCAGTACTAAATGAAAATCAGATGCTGACAGATGGTATGATTATTCCAAATTCGCAGGTTAACGAAGATGACCAGAGGACGGTCGCTTCGGCGACTGAATACCTATGGTCGATGGGCTATAGTGCTGAGATTGATTTTCTAGGAGAAAATTTTAATTTTTACAGTGACTTTTATGAAATTTTTGGTTTTAATGCGATTGAGAAAAGCGAGGAAGAAAACTTATTTTTAAGTCTTAACCAGGAAGAACCCATCAACATTAATAGCTATGATCAACTTATGATGATCCATATCTATCAGTCACAAAGTTTTGAATTTGAAAAAGACGGAAGAATATACCGTTTAGTTTTGGATTCAGATTTAAGCCCGGGAACACTGAAACTTTATGATAAATCTGGAAATGAGATTCAGATAATTGAGATGATTAAGGTGTTTAAGACTCTTGTAACTGAGGACGATGTTGTAAACAGCAAAAATCTTCTTTCGCCGGAAGAGGTAACAGTTGTTTTTGAAAATGAACAGTCAACTATTTCCTTTATTCCTATTTTTCTTGAAGTTGAAGGAAGTCAAGATGATAGTAACTATTATGGAGATTTTTATGTGCTGGTGAAGGTCAAATAG
- the ybaK gene encoding Cys-tRNA(Pro) deacylase, producing MAEKTNVMRILDQKKIKYSHYEYDTKGDISGEAVAGMLKQNPAQVFKTLVTVSKSGVNYVFIIPVNQELDLKKAAKAVGEKSVAMIKSKELLPLTGYIHGGCSPIGMKKYFITTVDLSAKEYQTIFFSAGKIGIQVELSLESLKKVIRFELCDLVENTALKEIL from the coding sequence ATGGCAGAGAAAACCAATGTAATGCGTATCCTGGATCAAAAGAAAATCAAGTATAGTCACTATGAATATGATACGAAAGGCGACATCAGTGGAGAAGCAGTAGCTGGCATGTTAAAGCAAAACCCGGCACAGGTTTTTAAAACTCTTGTAACAGTTTCAAAATCGGGAGTTAATTATGTATTCATTATTCCTGTTAATCAGGAGCTGGATTTAAAAAAGGCGGCAAAAGCGGTGGGGGAAAAGTCTGTGGCGATGATAAAATCAAAAGAATTGCTACCCCTCACCGGATATATTCATGGGGGCTGTTCGCCAATTGGTATGAAAAAGTATTTTATAACAACTGTTGATTTGTCTGCAAAAGAATATCAGACGATCTTTTTTAGTGCTGGAAAAATTGGTATTCAAGTTGAATTGAGCCTTGAGAGCCTAAAAAAAGTCATTCGTTTTGAGTTATGTGATCTGGTCGAAAATACCGCATTAAAGGAGATTTTATGA
- a CDS encoding nitroreductase family protein: MEFREFTINNRSIREFEPYYLNEEQLQKIQNRIKVLNSTVGKEEGFSFNYYEDGESIFNLLDGVGGYNGLMINAPHYIGLVLNEVNHRTEFLGAFYMQELVKDLYDLRVASCWVTVMDANEEQMETLLQGKKGTIQYLLAFGGPDEKETFFEKHHEVINTDEKYEQDPYGLAVINTKEARRSLVETIFFEEWGSVAPYSVMEQRGVLDILYYVRNSPSHMNSQPCRLILKNGSADLAIIHPECEENYTDAGVSMFMLQGLARELSFPAKWDYIEDESDNPEYKVVASISL; the protein is encoded by the coding sequence ATGGAATTTAGAGAATTTACTATTAATAATCGATCTATCAGAGAGTTTGAACCGTATTATCTCAATGAAGAACAACTTCAAAAAATTCAGAATCGTATAAAAGTTTTGAACTCGACGGTCGGCAAAGAGGAGGGATTTTCATTTAATTATTATGAGGATGGAGAGAGTATTTTTAATTTATTGGATGGTGTTGGTGGATATAATGGACTGATGATAAATGCTCCTCATTATATTGGTCTTGTACTCAATGAAGTGAATCATCGAACTGAGTTTTTAGGTGCATTTTATATGCAGGAACTTGTCAAAGATTTATATGACCTTAGAGTTGCCAGCTGTTGGGTTACTGTGATGGATGCTAACGAAGAACAGATGGAAACGCTGCTTCAGGGTAAAAAGGGAACAATTCAGTATCTGCTGGCTTTTGGTGGACCAGATGAGAAAGAGACATTTTTTGAAAAGCACCATGAAGTTATCAATACAGATGAAAAATATGAACAGGATCCTTATGGACTAGCTGTTATTAATACGAAAGAAGCTCGCCGTTCGTTAGTTGAGACCATCTTTTTTGAGGAATGGGGAAGTGTAGCTCCATATTCAGTAATGGAACAGCGGGGTGTATTGGATATTCTGTATTATGTCAGAAATTCACCATCACATATGAATTCACAGCCATGTCGTTTGATCCTCAAGAATGGCTCAGCTGATTTAGCGATTATCCATCCTGAATGCGAGGAAAATTATACTGATGCGGGTGTATCGATGTTTATGCTTCAGGGATTAGCAAGGGAATTAAGTTTTCCAGCCAAATGGGATTATATTGAAGATGAATCAGATAACCCTGAATATAAAGTTGTAGCAAGTATTAGTTTATAA
- a CDS encoding clostripain-related cysteine peptidase, whose product MKKKVCLFIILVLSFLLTGCFSEEISDGEMYRQSGIDTSIARSTEMALGDDGGLSIERVSRNEIVSMGDPDTWTIFVYMCGTDLESDSGLATTDLQEMMDGTSNKNVRYIVQTGGTYYWDNNLVDESMNQRFLIQNQDIQLIEESDLTNMASSATLSDFLNWGVANYPAENMGLIFWNHGGGSIAGVCFDELNEYDSLTLLEIENSLASVYPNMTDSFEFIGFDACLMGTVETANILAPHARYLYGSEELEPGEGWDYTAIGNAIGADTGQTGAQLGVTVVDSFYDNCVKTESESEATLSCIDLSKIDELIYAFNTVAENVYAGSDDSNSLSAIIKGFTSAENYGGNNKSEGYTNMVDLGAILENISGTVPGTDQALSALDDCVVYMKNGSNKPDAHGLAIYYPLSIQGTMELGIFKDICISPYYMTFVDKMAYANDTNGILTAYNDSGWLGSESPYWGSGYSETIDDSYWSGYSYEDVETYNFDENSSVVTFASEPALNEYGMYAFAITPNTLDYIDAVYCDVFMDMPDDETILELGLDDNVTADWYTGEFEDNFSGYWFALPDWQPLATYIVEQGDTYNIYTSPVMVNGEDTNLRIRLDFYDDGDYVIQIIGTWDGIDPETGQSAREIQKLKTGDVIIPLYDAYTYDGDYDGQYVGYEYVFDNDPIIYEELLPEGDYYYSFQIDDIFGGSLYTDFEVFNVDAYGEIYFYE is encoded by the coding sequence ATGAAGAAAAAGGTTTGTCTTTTTATCATTTTAGTTTTGTCATTCCTGTTAACTGGCTGTTTTTCTGAGGAAATCTCAGATGGTGAAATGTATCGGCAATCAGGGATAGACACTTCTATTGCTAGAAGTACAGAAATGGCGCTTGGAGATGATGGCGGTTTGTCGATTGAACGGGTTTCAAGAAATGAAATAGTTAGTATGGGAGATCCAGATACCTGGACTATTTTTGTGTATATGTGCGGAACAGATCTGGAAAGTGATTCAGGTCTTGCAACTACAGATTTACAGGAAATGATGGATGGAACATCCAACAAAAATGTTCGTTATATCGTCCAAACAGGCGGTACTTATTATTGGGATAATAATTTAGTTGATGAATCTATGAATCAACGGTTTCTGATTCAGAACCAGGATATTCAACTGATTGAAGAATCAGATTTGACTAATATGGCCAGTTCAGCAACACTAAGTGATTTTCTCAATTGGGGTGTTGCTAATTATCCGGCAGAAAATATGGGGCTGATTTTTTGGAATCATGGTGGTGGCAGTATTGCTGGAGTCTGCTTTGATGAGTTGAATGAATATGATAGTTTAACTCTGTTAGAGATCGAAAATTCGCTGGCTTCAGTCTATCCTAATATGACCGACTCATTTGAATTTATTGGATTTGATGCCTGCCTGATGGGGACCGTTGAGACGGCTAACATTTTGGCACCCCATGCCCGTTATCTTTACGGTTCGGAAGAATTGGAGCCAGGTGAAGGTTGGGATTATACTGCAATTGGAAATGCCATTGGAGCTGATACTGGTCAGACTGGCGCCCAATTAGGAGTGACAGTAGTTGATTCATTTTATGATAATTGCGTGAAGACAGAAAGCGAATCAGAGGCGACCCTTTCCTGTATCGATCTTTCAAAAATTGATGAGCTGATTTACGCGTTTAATACGGTAGCAGAAAATGTTTATGCAGGGAGCGATGACAGCAACTCTTTATCGGCAATTATAAAAGGTTTCACCTCGGCAGAAAATTACGGAGGGAACAATAAGTCAGAAGGCTATACTAATATGGTGGATCTGGGGGCAATTCTGGAGAATATTTCAGGAACTGTTCCTGGTACAGATCAGGCCCTATCAGCTTTGGATGACTGTGTTGTTTATATGAAAAACGGCAGTAATAAGCCTGATGCTCACGGACTGGCAATTTACTATCCATTATCGATTCAGGGAACTATGGAACTAGGGATTTTTAAAGATATCTGTATCAGTCCATATTATATGACCTTTGTTGATAAAATGGCATATGCAAATGATACAAACGGGATTTTAACAGCTTATAATGATTCGGGTTGGTTGGGTAGTGAATCTCCTTACTGGGGAAGTGGCTATTCAGAAACTATTGATGATTCCTATTGGTCTGGTTATAGCTATGAAGATGTTGAGACCTATAATTTTGATGAAAATAGTTCAGTGGTTACGTTTGCCAGTGAACCAGCACTTAATGAGTATGGAATGTATGCTTTTGCCATTACGCCTAATACGCTGGATTATATTGATGCAGTTTATTGTGATGTCTTTATGGATATGCCTGATGATGAAACGATACTCGAACTAGGCTTGGATGATAATGTTACAGCTGACTGGTATACCGGTGAATTTGAAGATAATTTCAGTGGATACTGGTTCGCTTTACCCGATTGGCAACCGCTTGCTACTTACATTGTGGAACAGGGTGATACTTACAACATTTATACATCGCCGGTCATGGTAAATGGAGAAGACACTAATCTGCGTATTAGACTCGATTTCTATGACGATGGAGACTATGTGATTCAGATTATTGGAACTTGGGATGGGATTGACCCGGAAACTGGACAGTCAGCCCGAGAAATCCAGAAGCTCAAAACGGGTGATGTAATTATTCCCCTGTATGATGCCTATACCTACGATGGTGATTATGATGGTCAATATGTGGGATACGAATATGTATTTGACAACGACCCAATTATTTATGAGGAACTGTTACCAGAAGGTGATTATTACTATTCCTTCCAGATTGACGATATTTTTGGTGGATCACTTTATACTGATTTTGAAGTATTTAATGTTGACGCTTATGGGGAAATCTACTTTTATGAATAA
- a CDS encoding diguanylate cyclase — MSQINFDENVVALDGEWEFYWNKLLEPSDFNTNQFAQYEKFPSSWTKYSSNENEISGDGYATYRITFKLSENQLMALRIPKVRTAYNLYINGSLISSVGQVGVTRDSMKPQYLPQVVSFLAESGDNEIVIQISNYYRPSGGLLYSIQLGSQSVISAAYTRQVAYEFLIFGALLMMGIYHLTLFAFRKKDPSSLYFGILCIMVGIRTMLVGTAYFQVLFPNLSFEFFHTVQTSIFYLCIPLIIVYLNSILPGNIHNRIIQLSIIIGVAFTLFVLLMPSFIFAMVNPIYQAWSVFLIFYITWVLIKLVRSDFKKNWLVVVGSLTLITTSLVDILYLSPLYSDTWPTFLKFLIQSDNNSSTGQFIFVICNAIMLAKVFSEALTYKTNMSEKLQEINIHLDEVVLLRTQELTSSKKKIELQNSELERINQELKNLSFIDSLTGVWNRRKFNEVIETQWSICKKNHSPLSLQFIDVDYFKRYNDTYGHIEGDNCLRKIGKSLSNKLTRSSDMVFRYGGEEFIIIVPNEDCAETLNMAERLIDEIEKLAIPHVSSLVKEIVTVSIGIASLIPNDSNSYEMLINLADQALYHAKDKGRDRVEVICGDSIQLPVVLKAENYQTFR; from the coding sequence TTGAGTCAAATTAATTTTGATGAAAATGTAGTTGCCCTCGATGGTGAATGGGAATTCTATTGGAACAAGTTATTAGAACCCTCTGATTTCAACACTAACCAGTTTGCCCAGTATGAAAAATTCCCATCTTCCTGGACGAAATACAGTAGTAATGAAAATGAAATCTCCGGTGATGGTTATGCGACATACCGCATCACTTTCAAGCTTTCTGAAAACCAACTCATGGCTCTTAGAATTCCAAAGGTTCGTACTGCCTATAATTTATACATAAACGGCTCTCTAATCTCATCCGTTGGACAAGTGGGCGTCACCCGTGATTCAATGAAACCGCAGTATCTACCTCAGGTTGTTTCTTTTTTAGCAGAATCTGGAGATAACGAAATTGTCATCCAGATTTCAAACTATTATCGGCCTAGTGGCGGGCTTTTGTATAGTATCCAACTTGGCAGCCAGTCAGTTATTTCAGCTGCCTATACTCGACAAGTTGCTTATGAGTTTCTAATCTTTGGTGCATTGCTAATGATGGGAATTTACCATTTAACCTTATTTGCTTTCAGAAAAAAGGACCCCTCTTCATTATATTTTGGTATCCTTTGTATAATGGTCGGAATACGAACAATGCTTGTGGGAACTGCCTATTTTCAGGTTTTATTCCCCAATCTTTCATTTGAATTTTTTCATACGGTCCAAACCAGCATTTTTTATCTATGTATACCACTAATCATCGTATACTTAAATTCAATCCTACCAGGTAATATTCATAATAGAATCATTCAATTATCCATTATCATCGGGGTTGCTTTTACTTTATTTGTTTTGCTTATGCCTTCCTTTATCTTTGCAATGGTCAATCCCATTTATCAGGCATGGTCAGTTTTTCTGATATTCTATATTACATGGGTCCTAATAAAACTCGTCCGAAGCGACTTTAAGAAAAATTGGCTGGTCGTAGTAGGCAGCCTTACGTTGATAACAACCAGTTTAGTCGACATTCTATATTTGAGCCCCTTATATAGTGACACATGGCCTACTTTTTTGAAATTTCTAATTCAAAGTGATAATAACAGCTCTACAGGACAATTTATATTTGTTATCTGTAATGCTATTATGCTCGCAAAGGTTTTCTCAGAAGCATTAACATATAAGACAAATATGAGTGAAAAACTACAGGAAATCAATATTCATCTTGATGAAGTAGTTTTGCTAAGAACACAAGAACTCACCAGTTCTAAGAAAAAAATAGAGCTGCAAAACTCGGAACTTGAACGAATCAATCAGGAACTAAAAAATCTATCATTTATTGATTCATTAACAGGAGTCTGGAATCGTCGAAAATTTAATGAAGTTATAGAGACTCAATGGTCAATATGCAAAAAGAACCATTCTCCACTATCATTACAATTTATTGATGTCGATTATTTTAAACGTTATAATGATACTTATGGTCATATAGAGGGAGATAACTGTCTTAGAAAAATTGGCAAAAGCCTGAGTAATAAACTAACCAGATCTTCGGATATGGTTTTTCGATACGGCGGTGAGGAGTTTATCATAATTGTCCCAAATGAAGACTGCGCTGAAACGTTAAATATGGCAGAACGGTTAATTGATGAAATAGAGAAACTTGCAATTCCCCATGTATCTTCACTTGTAAAAGAAATAGTAACTGTAAGTATTGGAATAGCTTCATTAATACCTAACGATTCTAATTCCTATGAAATGCTGATTAACCTGGCAGACCAAGCTCTCTACCACGCCAAAGATAAAGGCCGAGACAGAGTTGAAGTAATCTGTGGAGATTCAATTCAGCTACCGGTTGTTTTAAAAGCCGAAAATTACCAAACTTTCAGATAA
- a CDS encoding AAA family ATPase, translated as MKRNTVIINLFGAPCAGKSTSAAYLFSRFKQDGYRCELVTEYAKDLVYENNTVALADQLYIFGNQHFRIFRLMGKVDIIITDSPIENSIYYNTNSFIAESLENLIRDVATQYQSIGVFLHLNSVDDYDPSDRLQSKEEALKMEHLLLEKSRPFIDFESNKYILGADLGYKKLLTLLKKKYEQ; from the coding sequence ATGAAAAGAAATACTGTTATTATCAATTTGTTTGGAGCACCCTGCGCTGGAAAAAGTACGAGTGCCGCCTATCTATTTTCCAGATTTAAGCAGGATGGATATCGCTGCGAATTGGTCACTGAATATGCCAAAGATCTGGTTTATGAAAATAACACTGTAGCCCTGGCTGATCAGCTTTATATTTTCGGAAATCAGCATTTTCGAATTTTTAGACTCATGGGAAAAGTTGACATTATCATTACTGATTCCCCTATCGAAAATTCAATTTATTATAATACAAATTCTTTTATTGCCGAATCACTGGAAAACTTAATACGTGATGTCGCCACTCAATATCAGTCAATCGGCGTTTTTTTGCATCTTAATAGCGTTGATGACTACGATCCTTCAGATCGTCTTCAGTCAAAAGAAGAAGCATTGAAAATGGAACATCTCTTATTAGAAAAAAGCCGACCATTTATTGACTTTGAAAGTAATAAATACATCTTGGGAGCAGATTTAGGCTATAAAAAACTACTTACACTTCTGAAAAAGAAATATGAACAATAA